One Nostoc punctiforme PCC 73102 DNA window includes the following coding sequences:
- a CDS encoding translocation/assembly module TamB domain-containing protein, whose product MTRSPNSKNNQEPSNPRLWLLLLGRTSLALGVILLVGIAVGAWWARSYVYKDLAPLVQQNLEQLLGRPVKVGKVERFSLSSLRFSSLSIPATTTDVDQVVAKALDVQFSPLQVLLNRKLVLNVTLVQPSVYIQQDRDGRWVTAQVKAGEGKGAIQTELQTLQIQDGNVELMPFAAPTRPKGSVILNQVGGVARFFDQNQRIGYDINGQLNRGGGVKITGETQLKAQTTSLNLSTQNLQASDISRLIELPIALQAGYLNTDLAVQIPPKLSDIAITGTATANQITAKIKNIPQQISNFNGRFSFQGQTVALENLNTNFGKVPILANGTINTQTGFNVSAQIKPVSAKNILDTLNVNSSVPASGEVQANIKVLGALQKPIVSGTVSNTKPIQVDRILFNTFNTDFRLNASQTASQLAVSNLKIVPAAGGQITGGGEANLGGKKDVIFNAQVDGVSGDILARGYDVNLPIAVGNVSAKAEVSGSLGKQPLNLDISSVQVTPPTGGQITASGQIQLAPQGQVDIGIQAQGLPGNAIAQGYNISTPLNLGGISANAKVSGSLDKPLNVNVARVQANPEVGGQVIASGQLQLAPQGRVALNVQAQNLPGDAIAKAYKSSPGITIGNVSANANISGTLSNLQAVAQVQAPTATYPTNARVVVAKQGENILLPGAVLNVAGGTIVAQGQLAQQRWQGVVKTSQIQLNRFSPQLRGRLNSNIQLAGTTKSFQLADIRAAGQIRLSQGVALLAKPLTAQFQWNGQQIIVENASTPGLSANGAIAIQSPPTGAPKIAGFDLNVLAQNFNLKNTGFQVPGDVALAGVLDFNGKVTGTPDVPQANGNIRLRNFQVSNLAFDPLLTGNVNFQGGQGASLRLAGKQDRIALNLGADYRPTSFLVKRDETVTTGRTEGDNLLINAQQFPIALIGGFLPNNQLKPLAGQLSGNLVVNLNNYAVVGDVAIAGPRVARVAADEFRGSINYADGTASLANGLLRIGDSNIALSGNVKTGNDPQFQLQANLDQARIERILQAFNIFDFQDFGSGLQPPTLAGAEVLDTKPISLPNADLLTQLAYFSKIATSITQQQQVEAKRDLSLPTLAELTGALSGGIIANGSLKSGLNVGFNFQGANWKWGEYSINQVVVQGNFADGIVTLSPLSIGINQGLVAFLGQLGTEQLSGKLNVASLPLSLLQPFIERYPIDITGNVNADATLGGSLQDPRAQGNVTLANATLNQQPVQSGQVNFDYNNARLNFDSTLLVTGTQPITITGSVPAPLPFAEVQPDSNQISINADVNNEGLALLNLFTNNQVTWVDGQGKVDLNVQGTLNEPTINGNATVNNATISAQALSKPLTNVTGTAQFNGSTVSVKNIQALYNEGQITASGILPILNPQPSAANPLTISIADKLNFKLAGLYEGGVGGDVVIRGTALKPVIGGDIKLSDGQVIIGNSTAKAKSAATTEANTNVINLNREQVNANAIPTAQSSASALTTPENNASPVTATRDTSTSAATPPNLPVQFADLKLSLDKNIHVTTEPLLSFVPGGAALSQPILNFEAKGDLTINGTLAKPLPEGLIRLTGGRLSLFSTEFALARGYEQTARFTPSQGLDPTLDVRLTAIVPEASATNSRILESPLSAEISDVSATNFGTLRTVRVQARVDGPASELGDNLELTSEPSRSRGEIVALLGGSILGSFGQADAGQGLTNFASSTILGGLQGTITAIGQAVGFSEFRIFPTPTTSNETKTASVLNLSAEGVFNINRNFSASLSRPLSSDESFRYNVLYRLNDEILMRGSTNLGDENLFQVQYETRF is encoded by the coding sequence ATGACGCGCTCTCCAAATTCAAAAAATAATCAGGAACCATCTAATCCTCGTTTATGGCTCCTCCTTTTAGGACGTACCAGTTTGGCTCTCGGTGTCATTTTGCTGGTTGGAATTGCAGTCGGTGCTTGGTGGGCTAGAAGCTATGTATATAAGGATTTAGCGCCATTAGTGCAGCAAAATCTCGAACAATTACTTGGGCGACCAGTAAAAGTAGGTAAAGTTGAACGTTTTTCGCTCTCTAGTTTGAGATTTAGCTCTTTATCCATACCAGCAACTACCACCGATGTAGACCAGGTGGTAGCAAAAGCTTTGGATGTGCAGTTTTCGCCCTTGCAAGTTCTCCTAAATCGAAAACTAGTATTAAATGTAACCTTAGTTCAACCCAGTGTCTACATCCAACAGGATCGAGATGGCCGTTGGGTTACAGCCCAAGTTAAGGCTGGAGAAGGAAAAGGTGCTATTCAAACCGAATTGCAAACACTTCAGATTCAAGATGGAAATGTGGAGTTGATGCCGTTCGCCGCACCAACTAGACCGAAAGGTTCAGTAATATTAAATCAAGTTGGTGGTGTTGCCCGATTTTTCGATCAAAATCAAAGAATTGGTTATGACATCAATGGTCAACTCAACAGGGGAGGCGGAGTAAAAATCACTGGGGAAACCCAACTAAAAGCTCAAACAACTAGCCTCAACCTTTCAACACAAAATTTACAAGCATCTGATATAAGTCGATTAATTGAGTTACCAATTGCCTTGCAAGCAGGGTATTTAAATACTGACTTAGCAGTTCAGATTCCACCCAAACTGTCAGACATAGCAATTACAGGCACGGCTACTGCTAATCAAATCACTGCCAAAATTAAAAATATTCCTCAGCAAATTTCTAATTTTAATGGAAGATTTTCATTTCAAGGTCAGACAGTTGCTTTAGAAAATTTGAATACGAACTTTGGTAAAGTTCCGATTCTAGCTAATGGAACAATTAATACTCAAACTGGTTTTAATGTCTCTGCTCAGATAAAACCAGTTAGTGCTAAAAATATCTTAGATACATTGAATGTAAATTCGTCAGTTCCAGCTAGTGGCGAAGTTCAAGCAAATATTAAGGTGTTAGGCGCACTTCAAAAACCAATCGTTAGCGGTACGGTAAGCAACACAAAACCTATTCAAGTTGACCGCATTCTCTTCAACACTTTCAATACTGATTTCCGCTTGAATGCTTCTCAAACGGCATCTCAACTTGCTGTCTCCAATTTGAAAATAGTCCCCGCAGCTGGTGGTCAAATTACAGGAGGCGGTGAAGCTAATTTAGGAGGCAAAAAAGACGTAATATTTAATGCTCAAGTTGATGGTGTATCCGGGGATATATTAGCACGTGGCTATGATGTTAATTTACCGATCGCAGTTGGAAATGTCTCGGCAAAAGCAGAAGTCTCTGGCTCACTTGGTAAACAGCCGTTGAACCTTGATATTTCTAGTGTTCAGGTAACGCCGCCAACAGGGGGGCAAATTACAGCCAGTGGTCAAATTCAACTAGCTCCCCAAGGTCAAGTAGATATAGGTATTCAAGCTCAAGGTTTACCAGGAAACGCGATCGCTCAAGGTTACAATATTTCAACTCCGCTGAATCTTGGTGGTATATCTGCGAATGCTAAAGTTTCTGGTTCTCTGGATAAACCCTTAAACGTCAATGTTGCTCGCGTTCAAGCAAATCCAGAGGTGGGAGGGCAAGTAATAGCTAGCGGTCAACTTCAGCTTGCACCTCAAGGTAGGGTGGCGTTGAATGTCCAAGCCCAAAATTTACCAGGAGATGCGATCGCAAAAGCATACAAATCATCACCTGGCATTACCATTGGGAATGTATCGGCAAATGCCAATATCTCCGGCACTCTGAGCAACCTGCAAGCAGTAGCACAGGTGCAAGCGCCTACAGCGACCTATCCCACTAACGCAAGGGTTGTTGTTGCTAAACAGGGAGAGAATATCCTTTTACCAGGTGCGGTGTTGAACGTGGCAGGTGGGACAATTGTGGCTCAAGGTCAACTTGCACAACAACGCTGGCAAGGAGTTGTCAAAACTTCTCAAATTCAACTCAACCGTTTCTCACCACAACTGCGAGGACGGCTCAATAGCAATATTCAGTTAGCAGGCACAACAAAATCTTTCCAGCTTGCAGATATTCGCGCTGCCGGGCAAATCCGCCTTTCCCAGGGGGTAGCACTGCTGGCAAAACCGCTCACCGCTCAATTTCAGTGGAATGGACAGCAGATTATAGTTGAAAACGCAAGTACCCCAGGATTGAGTGCTAATGGTGCGATCGCAATTCAGTCTCCACCAACAGGCGCACCTAAAATTGCGGGATTTGATTTAAACGTACTGGCACAGAACTTCAACTTAAAAAATACTGGTTTTCAAGTTCCTGGAGACGTAGCGTTAGCGGGGGTACTTGATTTTAATGGAAAAGTTACAGGTACTCCAGATGTTCCGCAAGCTAATGGCAACATCCGACTGCGGAATTTCCAGGTTAGTAATTTAGCCTTTGACCCACTTTTAACTGGAAACGTGAATTTTCAGGGAGGACAAGGAGCAAGTCTGCGATTAGCCGGGAAGCAAGACAGGATTGCGCTTAACCTGGGTGCAGATTATCGTCCAACTTCATTTTTAGTCAAGCGGGATGAGACAGTTACTACAGGTAGAACTGAGGGAGATAACTTGCTCATCAACGCTCAACAGTTTCCCATAGCTTTGATTGGGGGCTTTTTACCTAACAATCAATTGAAACCTCTGGCGGGGCAATTATCAGGAAATTTAGTTGTCAATCTTAATAATTATGCAGTTGTGGGAGACGTTGCGATCGCAGGGCCTCGTGTTGCCAGAGTTGCAGCAGATGAATTTCGCGGCAGCATTAATTATGCTGATGGCACTGCTAGCTTGGCTAATGGTCTATTGCGGATTGGAGATAGCAACATCGCTTTAAGTGGAAATGTGAAAACAGGGAATGACCCGCAATTTCAACTCCAAGCTAACTTAGACCAAGCCAGAATTGAGAGAATTTTACAAGCATTTAATATCTTCGACTTTCAAGACTTTGGTAGCGGGTTGCAGCCTCCAACCTTAGCTGGAGCAGAGGTACTTGATACCAAGCCTATCAGTTTGCCCAATGCAGATTTGCTCACCCAGCTTGCATATTTTTCAAAAATTGCAACATCGATAACACAACAACAGCAAGTAGAGGCAAAAAGAGACTTATCTTTGCCCACCCTTGCAGAATTAACGGGTGCTTTGAGTGGAGGAATTATAGCTAATGGCTCATTAAAATCTGGGTTGAATGTCGGCTTTAATTTCCAAGGTGCTAACTGGAAATGGGGGGAATACTCCATTAATCAAGTCGTTGTTCAAGGCAATTTTGCCGATGGAATAGTCACACTTTCGCCCTTGAGTATTGGAATCAATCAAGGACTGGTGGCATTTTTGGGACAGTTAGGAACTGAGCAACTATCTGGAAAGTTGAATGTAGCAAGCTTACCTTTATCACTTTTACAACCTTTTATCGAAAGATATCCCATAGATATCACTGGTAATGTAAATGCTGATGCCACATTAGGAGGTAGTTTACAAGATCCCAGAGCGCAAGGGAATGTGACACTGGCGAATGCGACTCTCAACCAGCAACCTGTACAAAGCGGACAGGTGAACTTTGACTACAACAATGCTCGTTTGAATTTCGACAGTACCTTACTAGTAACAGGAACACAACCAATTACGATTACAGGTAGCGTACCTGCGCCGTTACCATTTGCCGAGGTGCAACCAGATAGCAATCAAATCAGCATCAACGCCGATGTGAACAATGAAGGATTGGCACTATTAAATCTGTTTACTAATAATCAAGTTACTTGGGTAGATGGTCAAGGAAAAGTAGACTTAAATGTTCAGGGTACTTTAAACGAACCAACTATTAATGGAAACGCCACAGTTAACAATGCAACTATTAGCGCTCAAGCTTTATCTAAACCCCTAACGAATGTGACAGGGACAGCACAATTTAATGGTAGTACGGTGAGTGTTAAGAACATTCAAGCTCTTTACAATGAAGGGCAAATAACTGCATCAGGCATCCTGCCAATTCTCAATCCTCAGCCAAGCGCAGCGAATCCTTTGACAATATCAATAGCAGACAAACTCAACTTTAAGCTTGCAGGACTGTATGAAGGCGGTGTTGGCGGCGATGTTGTAATTCGCGGAACAGCCCTAAAACCTGTAATTGGTGGAGATATTAAGCTGAGTGATGGTCAGGTAATTATTGGAAACTCTACTGCTAAAGCAAAATCAGCAGCTACAACAGAAGCTAACACTAACGTCATAAATCTAAATAGAGAACAGGTTAACGCTAATGCTATACCTACAGCCCAAAGTAGCGCTAGCGCACTGACAACACCAGAGAATAACGCTAGCCCAGTAACTGCAACAAGAGATACTAGCACTAGTGCAGCAACTCCACCTAATTTACCTGTACAGTTTGCAGATTTAAAGTTGAGTTTAGACAAGAATATTCATGTTACCACTGAGCCCCTACTAAGCTTTGTACCAGGAGGAGCCGCATTAAGTCAGCCCATACTGAACTTTGAGGCAAAAGGCGACTTGACCATCAATGGTACATTAGCCAAGCCACTTCCTGAAGGATTGATTCGTTTGACAGGAGGACGACTGAGCTTATTTTCTACTGAGTTTGCTTTGGCGCGAGGCTACGAACAAACTGCGCGGTTTACCCCAAGTCAAGGACTTGACCCTACTTTGGATGTCCGGCTTACTGCGATTGTACCGGAAGCATCAGCAACGAACAGCCGAATTTTGGAATCACCATTGTCTGCTGAAATCAGCGATGTTTCTGCGACTAACTTCGGTACTTTACGTACCGTTCGCGTTCAAGCAAGAGTGGACGGGCCAGCTAGTGAACTAGGCGACAATCTGGAACTGACAAGTGAACCTAGCCGTAGTCGTGGAGAAATAGTTGCTTTGCTAGGTGGCTCGATTCTTGGTTCTTTCGGTCAAGCAGATGCAGGACAAGGGCTGACTAACTTCGCTAGTTCTACCATTTTAGGTGGTTTACAAGGAACTATTACTGCGATCGGTCAAGCTGTTGGTTTCAGCGAATTTCGGATATTCCCTACCCCTACTACTAGTAATGAAACAAAGACAGCTTCAGTTCTGAATTTATCAGCAGAAGGTGTGTTTAATATTAATAGAAATTTCTCTGCTTCTTTATCACGTCCTCTTTCTAGCGATGAGTCTTTCCGTTATAACGTCCTTTATCGACTCAATGATGAAATTTTGATGCGAGGCTCAACTAATTTAGGGGATGAAAATCTATTCCAAGTTCAGTATGAAACTCGATTTTAG
- the lipA gene encoding lipoyl synthase produces the protein MTVKPDWLRVKAPGRERIGNVKDILRDLSLNTVCEEASCPNIGECFNAGTATFLIMGPACTRACPYCDIDFEKKPKPLDPTEPARLAEAVRRMNLNHVVITSVNRDDLFDGGASQFVACIDAVHSVSPNTTIEVLIPDLCGNWNALELILQAAPEVLNHNTETVPRLYRRVRPQGNYDRTLELLQRTRQLSPSTYTKSGIMVGLGETDAEIRQVMQDLRTVDCDILTIGQYLQPSQKHLQVNEFINPEQFVAWKTFGEEIGFLQIVSSALTRSSYHAEQVRELMERYPRS, from the coding sequence GTGACTGTAAAACCAGACTGGTTGCGGGTAAAAGCACCTGGGCGTGAGCGCATCGGTAACGTTAAAGACATTTTGCGGGATTTATCCCTCAATACAGTTTGTGAGGAAGCATCCTGTCCGAATATTGGCGAATGCTTCAATGCCGGTACTGCTACGTTTTTGATTATGGGCCCGGCTTGTACACGCGCTTGTCCCTACTGCGATATTGATTTTGAGAAAAAACCGAAACCACTAGATCCCACGGAACCTGCACGGCTAGCGGAAGCTGTTCGCCGCATGAACCTTAATCATGTAGTAATCACTTCTGTAAATCGAGATGACTTGTTTGATGGTGGTGCATCTCAGTTTGTTGCGTGTATTGATGCGGTTCACTCTGTTTCACCTAACACCACAATAGAGGTGCTAATTCCTGACTTGTGCGGTAATTGGAATGCTTTAGAGTTGATTCTACAAGCAGCGCCAGAGGTATTAAACCACAATACCGAAACTGTTCCACGCCTGTATCGCCGGGTGCGTCCCCAAGGAAACTACGATCGCACATTAGAATTATTACAGCGAACTCGCCAACTCTCTCCTAGCACATACACCAAATCCGGGATTATGGTTGGACTCGGTGAAACAGATGCCGAAATTCGTCAAGTCATGCAAGACTTACGAACCGTAGATTGCGACATTTTGACAATTGGGCAATATCTCCAACCCAGTCAAAAACATTTACAAGTAAATGAATTTATCAATCCAGAACAATTTGTTGCTTGGAAGACATTCGGCGAAGAAATCGGATTTTTACAAATTGTTTCTTCTGCATTGACAAGAAGTTCATATCATGCGGAACAAGTCAGGGAATTAATGGAACGTTATCCCCGGAGCTAA
- a CDS encoding NAD(P)H-dependent glycerol-3-phosphate dehydrogenase, with the protein MTNSKSVAILGAGAWGASLANLAAANGHQVRVWSRQGSQTLQTVLEDAQIILSAISMIGVRDVASQIQSFSLSPETIFVTATKGLDPQTTCTPSQIWQTVFANHAVVVLSGPNLSKEIQLELPAATVVASNIPTAAEVVQLVFSSHRFRVYTNPDPLGVELGGTLKNVIAIAAGVCDGLHLGTNAKAALVTRGLTEMVRIGNDWGAKTETFYGLSGLGDLLATCNSPLSRNYQVGYQLAGGKTLKETLANLQGTAEGVNTCQVLMQRAKQQNIPVPITEQVYRLLQGEVTPRQALDELMLRDIKPEYNY; encoded by the coding sequence ATGACTAATTCAAAATCTGTAGCAATTCTTGGTGCGGGTGCTTGGGGTGCATCTCTGGCAAATCTCGCCGCAGCGAATGGTCATCAGGTGCGCGTGTGGTCGCGTCAAGGTTCCCAAACTCTCCAAACAGTGTTAGAAGATGCCCAAATAATCCTATCCGCTATCTCAATGATTGGTGTGAGAGATGTTGCTTCCCAAATCCAGTCTTTCTCCCTTTCTCCAGAGACGATTTTTGTGACGGCGACCAAAGGCTTGGATCCCCAAACCACTTGCACGCCGTCGCAAATTTGGCAAACAGTATTCGCTAACCATGCAGTGGTTGTTTTGTCTGGGCCTAATTTATCTAAAGAAATTCAACTAGAGTTACCAGCAGCAACAGTGGTAGCCAGTAATATTCCCACAGCTGCGGAAGTAGTGCAGTTAGTATTTTCTTCTCATCGTTTCCGGGTATATACCAATCCCGACCCCTTGGGGGTGGAACTAGGGGGAACGCTAAAAAATGTGATTGCGATCGCAGCTGGTGTGTGCGATGGTTTACATCTAGGAACCAATGCCAAAGCTGCTTTAGTCACCCGTGGACTTACAGAAATGGTTCGCATCGGTAACGACTGGGGTGCAAAGACGGAAACATTTTATGGATTATCGGGTCTTGGAGACTTGTTAGCAACCTGCAATAGTCCCTTAAGCCGCAATTACCAAGTCGGCTACCAGCTAGCTGGTGGTAAGACACTTAAAGAAACTCTTGCAAATTTACAAGGAACAGCCGAAGGAGTGAACACTTGCCAGGTTTTGATGCAACGAGCCAAGCAACAAAACATTCCAGTTCCAATTACTGAGCAAGTTTATCGATTACTTCAAGGAGAAGTCACACCCCGACAAGCGCTTGATGAACTGATGCTGCGAGATATAAAGCCAGAGTACAACTACTAG